The Schizosaccharomyces pombe strain 972h- genome assembly, chromosome: I genome contains a region encoding:
- the vma1 gene encoding V-type ATPase V1 domain-containing subunit A: MAGGIELAKKAIRSLKNYDEHENRYGSIFSVSGPVVVAANMLGCSMYELVRVGHEELVGEVIRIHQDKCTIQVYEETSGLTVGDPVQRTGKPLSVELGPGLAETIYDGIQRPLKQIFDKSQSIYIPRGINTESLNREHKWDFTPNKDLRIGDHVSGGDVFGSVFENSLFNDHKIMLPPRARGTVTYIAEAGSYHVDEKLLEVEFNGKKHSFSMLHTWPVRAARPVADNLTANQPLLTGQRVLDALYPCVQGGTTAIPGAFGCGKTVISQSLSKYSNSDLIVYVGCGERGNEMAEVLMDFPELTIDINGKPEPIMKRTTLVANTSNMPVAAREASIYTGITLAEYYRDQGKNVSMMADSTSRWAEALREISGRLAEMPADSGYPAYLGAKLASFYERAGRARCLGSPDREGTVSIVGAVSPPGGDFSDPVTSATLGIVQVFWGLDKKLAQRKHFPSINTSLSYSKYINALQPWYEERVPGFNTLRDQIKQIIQQEDSMLEIIQLVGKSALSETDKVTLDIAGIIKNDFLQQNGYSDYDRCCPLYKTYHMMRNMIAYYTKAKSAVETGSVPWSKIKESTSDIFYELTSMKFENPNEGEKEIVEHYETLHKKIEDKFHTLTE, from the exons ATG GCGGGAGGAATTGAACTGGCCAAGAAGGCTATCAGGAGCCTCAAAAATTACGACGAGCATGAAAACCGATATGGATCTATTTTCAGCGTTTCTGGTCCTG TCGTTGTTGCAGCCAATATGCTTGGATGTTCGATGTACGAACTCGTTCGCGTTGGTCATGAAGAACTAGTTGGTGAAGTAATTCGTATCCATCAAGATAAATGTACTATTCAAGTATACGAAGAGACGTCCGGTCTCACTGTTGGTGATCCTGTCCAACGCACTGGAAAGCCATTATCTGTTGAATTAGGTCCTGGTTTAGCTGAGACTATTTATGATGGTATCCAACGTCCgttaaagcaaattttcGACAAATCTCAAAGTATTTATATTCCTAGAGGTATTAATACAGAATCACTTAATCGTGAGCATAAGTGGGATTTCACACCAAATAAGGATTTACGCATTGGCGATCATGTATCCGGTGGTGATGTTTTCGGTTCTGTATTTGAAAACTCTCTTTTCAATGATCATAAAATTATGTTACCCCCTAGAGCCCGTGGTACCGTCACATATATTGCTGAAGCTGGATCATACCATGTTGATGAAAAACTTCTTGAAGTCGAGTTTAATGGCAAGAAACATTCTTTTAGTATGTTGCATACTTGGCCTGTCCGTGCTGCTCGTCCAGTTGCGGACAACTTAACTGCTAATCAACCTTTATTGACTGGTCAACGTGTTTTGGATGCGTTATACCCCTGTGTTCAAGGTGGCACTACTGCTATCCCCGGTGCCTTTGGTTGTGGTAAAACAGTTATTTCACAATCTCTTTCTAAGTACTCTAATTCTGATTTGATTGTTTACGTCGGTTGTGGTGAACGTGGAAACGAAATGGCAGAAGTGTTAATGGATTTCCCAGAACTAACAATTGATATTAATGGTAAACCAGAGCCCATTATGAAGCGTACTACATTGGTAGCCAACACTTCTAACATGCCTGTCGCTGCTCGTGAAGCTTCCATTTATACCGGTATTACACTTGCTGAATATTATCGTGATCAAGGTAAGAACGTTTCAATGATGGCTGATTCTACATCTCGTTGGGCTGAAGCTTTGCGTGAAATTTCTGGTCGTTTGGCTGAGATGCCTGCCGATTCTGGTTATCCCGCTTATTTGGGTGCCAAATTGGCTTCTTTTTACGAACGTGCTGGTCGTGCTCGTTGCTTGGGAAGTCCTGACCGTGAAGGAACAGTTTCAATTGTTGGAGCTGTTTCTCCTCCGGGTGGTGATTTTTCTGATCCTGTTACTAGTGCAACCTTGGGAATTGTTCAAGTCTTCTGGGGTTTGGACAAGAAATTGGCCCAACGTAAACACTTTCCCTCAATCAACACCTCTCTTTCCTATTCTAAATACATCAATGCTTTGCAACCTTGGTATGAGGAAAGAGTTCCAGGCTTTAATACTCTTCGTGATCAAATCAAACAGATCATTCAACAAGAAGATTCCATGTTGGAAATTATTCAGTTGGTTGGTAAGTCGGCTCTTTCTGAAACGGATAAAGTTACTTTGGACATAGCCGGTATTATTAAGAATGACTTCTTACAACAAAACGGTTATTCTGATTACGATCGCTGTTGCCCTCTTTACAAGACTTATCATATGATGCGAAACATGATTGCTTACTACACAAAGGCTAAAAGTGCCGTTGAAACTGGTAGCGTTCCTTGGTCAAAGATTAAAGAAAGTACTTCAGATATCTTTTATGAGTTAACCTCGATGAAATTCGAAAACCCTAATGAAGGCGAGAAGGAAATAGTCGAACACTATGAAACTCTGCACAAGAAGATTGAGGACAAGTTTCACACTCTGACTGagtaa
- the pls1 gene encoding phospholipid scramblase encodes MLEILWANITPIQTFVSSNHLTMLYGLKRFGCRLYHHSKSTRYIDATAKVVSQEPAAISSTGAIPLNSPAAPLLSQDVLIVERQLEMMNVFLGYEQANRYVILNQQGQHLGYIAEQGASSILSSLSRQFFHTHRAFKADVMDSNGQLVLQLNRPFSWINSRLQIHSIDYSKFSSTLVGEVLQKWHLWRRRYELFLAKRSMFEQFAKIDERVLSWEFLLRNEQDRILGSVSRNFMGLPREFFTDTGNYVLRFTSTSAANGSVNENQLLQAAHGIANDVCARDMSLEERAVMLGSAVTIDFDYFSRIHGGPALGLNIPFMFGGSSSNHDYPAEDLSAQEILKNDQETTPSTNDSSSETKSPFLSDADLDQQDFWDIFDRDGDD; translated from the coding sequence ATGCTTGAAATTCTATGGGCTAACATTACTCCAATTCAAACCTTTGTCTCCAGTAATCATTTAACTATGCTTTATGGGCTCAAACGGTTTGGATGTCGCCTTTATCATCATAGCAAATCTACACGATACATTGACGCTACAGCGAAAGTAGTCTCTCAAGAGCCTGCTGCCATTAGCAGTACTGGAGCTATTCCATTAAATTCTCCAGCGGCCCCTTTATTATCACAAGATGTTCTTATAGTAGAGAGGCAACTTGAAATGATGAATGTTTTTCTTGGTTATGAACAGGCTAACCGCTATGTAATTCTTAACCAACAAGGTCAGCATCTTGGATACATTGCAGAACAGGGTGCCTCATCCATATTATCAAGTTTATCAAGACAATTTTTCCACACACATCGTGCGTTTAAGGCAGATGTAATGGACAGTAACGGCCAGTTGGTGTTACAACTCAATCGACCATTTTCTTGGATAAACTCCCGGTTACAAATTCATTCTATTGATTACAGTAAGTTCTCGTCTACTTTAGTTGGCGAAGTCCTTCAAAAATGGCATTTATGGCGCCGTCGCTATGAATTGTTCCTTGCGAAGCGTTCTATGTTTGAACAGTTTGCCAAAATTGATGAGCGAGTGCTAAGTTGGGAGTTTCTGTTGCGAAACGAGCAGGATCGCATCCTAGGTAGTGTTTCACGGAATTTCATGGGGCTTCCTCgtgaattttttactgATACTGGTAATTACGTTCTTCGATTTACCTCTACGAGTGCAGCCAATGGTTctgtaaatgaaaatcaattgCTTCAAGCTGCTCATGGAATCGCTAATGATGTTTGTGCACGTGATATGAGTTTAGAAGAAAGGGCAGTTATGCTAGGCAGTGCTGTCACTAttgattttgattattttagCCGTATTCATGGTGGCCCAGCACTGGGACTGAATATTCCGTTTATGTTTGGAGGTTCTTCCTCCAACCACGATTATCCAGCTGAAGACCTGTCTGCTcaggaaattttaaaaaacgacCAGGAAACTACGCCTTCCACCAATGATTCTTCATCTGAAACGAAGTCTCCTTTTTTGTCTGATGCAGACTTGGATCAGCAAGATTTTTGGGATATTTTTGACCGTGACGGGGATGATTGA
- the mug28 gene encoding RNA-binding protein Mug28, implicated in mRNA processing, translated as MIALEKLSEKNKRSTKKCEISIYVGNLPSTCQSSDLHELFEPFGNFSKFHMLSRKKNKSTDSKSPTLFAFITFENKCSADNAIASLNGSSFQGNTLKVEYTHIVERYKNKLENGVDQIHHSNNEKAKIRFSKIEKYTKETRPTVSEVRVSTKDKKEYSMNTSNLVQSNPPKVHDKENAFAEATGTSILSSKAVQTLLVSDFTENEPKHLSIRPNCKDNNTPSISNTFIEPYKENNTEHLHLKSAFEPCQMMPGMLLEQNPQFLYDNPSIFVIGILNLPLKVSPVELYNEFSNHGHILGVAINQSINEDMTHYAEVAVSTYESCIEIIEKFHAIAYEGSILQLFIKQPVQGFCSNLLNHPEGTMTNLLPPNMEMPQPFEIPVIAKTSALPNPFISFPSFQTSYETTVTPTPTSTPTIDPCNLFVKNLDDNIVGNTQQLEELFSKFGRIKSCTLASYPSTEISKGYGFVSFSHPFEAVQAINTLNGVLFGKKRLFVNYAEKREDRKKRLSAIFSQSYPPVVPSPSLTIPMATEPQILEYHQEWPQPLIQSIQQHGYSDPRQTLPTRLDSCAAKLREAVISNENLNPSHKFGIKHSTFKTSLSPLTNIVLNQ; from the exons ATGATTGcacttgaaaaactttcagAAAAGAACAAAAGGAGCACTAAGAAGTGTGAAATTTCCATTTACGTAGGGAATTTACCTTCAACGTGCCAAAGCTCAGATCTTCATGAACTGTTTGAACCTTTCG GtaatttctcaaaattCCACATGCTAAGtagaaagaagaataagAGTACTGACTCTAAATCCCCAACTTTATTTGCATTTATCacatttgaaaacaaatgtAGCGCTGACAACGCAATTGCCTCCTTAAACGGGAGTTCGTTCCAAGGAAATACTTT GAAGGTCGAGTATACGCATATCGTGGAGAGATACAAAAATAAGTTGGAAAATGGAGTTGACCAAATTCATCACTCgaataatgaaaaagcaaaaattcggttttcaaaaatagaaaagtatACAAAGGAAACACGACCGACAGTATCAGAGGTTCGAGTTAGTACCAAAGACAAAAAGGAATATTCGATGAATACCTCAAATTTAGTTCAATCAAACCCCCCAAAAGTGCACGACAAAGAGAATGCATTTGCAGAAGCAACAGGAACTAGTATACTTAGCTCAAAAGCAGTTCAAACACTCTTAGTTTCAGATTTCACGGAGAATGAGCCAAAGCATCTGTCTATCAGGCCAAATTGCAAAGATAATAATACACCGTCCATTTCTAACACTTTTATTGAGCCATATAAGGAAAATAACACGGAACATTTACACCTAAAATCTGCTTTTGAACCCTGTCAAATGATGCCAGGTATGCTTCTAGAACAGAATCCCCAATTTTTGTACGACAACCCTTCTATTTTTGTGATTGGGATTTTAAACCTTCCGTTGAAAGTATCACCAGTCGAGCTTTACAATGAGTTTAGCAATCATGGTCACATTCTCGGTGTAGCCATCAATCAAAGCATAAATGAAGATATGACTCACTACGCAGAAGTGGCTGTGAGCACCTATGAAAGTTGCATAGAG atcattgaaaaatttcacGCCATTGCGTATGAAGGATCCATTTTACaactttttataaaacaaCCTGTTCAGGGATTTTGCTCTAATTTGTTAAATCACCCAGAAGGAACCATGACAAATTTATTGCCCCCAAATATGGAAATGCCTCAGCCGTTTGAAATTCCAGTGATTGCCAAAACTTCTGCTTTGCCAAATCCATTTATTTCATTCCCTTCTTTCCAAACATCGTATGAAACGACAGTAACGCCAACACCAACCTCAACACCGACAATTGATCCttgtaatttatttgttaaaaacttGGATGATAATATAGTAGGAAACACACAACAATTAGAAGAACTGTTTTCGAAATTTGGAAGGATAAAATCTTGCACTTTAGCGTCGTATCCCAGTACAGAAATATCCAAAGGCTATGGTTTCGTATCCTTCAGTCATCCATTTGAAGCTGTGCAAGCAATTAACACGTTAAATGGAGTGTTATTCggaaagaaaagattatTCGTGAATTATGCAGAAAAGAGAGAAGATCGCAAAAAGCGACTGAGTGCTATATTTAGCCAATCTTACCCTCCAGTTGTTCCATCGCCCTCTCTAACAATTCCAATGGCTACTGAACCACAAATTTTAGAGTATCATCAGGAATGGCCTCAACCTCTAATACAATCTATACAGCAGCACGGGTATAGCGATCCTAGACAAACATTACCAACTCGTTTAGATTCATGTGCCGCTAAGCTACGTGAAGCGGTGATTTCAAACGAAAACCTAAACCCAAGCCATAAATTCGGCATAAAACACTCCACATTCAAAACTTCACTATCGCCTTTAACCAACATTGTATTAAaccaataa
- the mrp17 gene encoding mitochondrial 37S ribosomal protein bS6m has protein sequence MVMYELFCITRPAANATRTSSPTLAMNIAKNCGRAILDNKGVVVDVESMGLKELAKPIKKLNQSYSFGHWWSMTFYSNPTVQSEIQRILRLEPSVLRYMIVKKADKLSDLM, from the exons ATGGTTATGTATGaacttttttgtataaCTAGGCCAGCTGCAAATGCAACACGCACTTCCTCACCA ACTCTGGCCATGAATATTGCCAAAAATTGTGGTCGAGCAATCCTGGATAACAAAGGTGTGGTCGTTGATGTTGAGTCCATGGGACTTAAGGAACTGGCTAAACctataaaaaaactaaatcaATCTTACTCTTTTGGTCACTGGTGGTCTATGACCTTTTACAGTAACCCCACAGTTCAATCTGAGATACAGAGGATTCTGAGACTTGAACCTTCGGTTCTTCGCTATATGATCGTCAAAAAAGCAGATAA ATTGAGTGATTTAATGTAG
- the ubx3 gene encoding UBX domain-containing protein Ubx3, translating to MDREDILKEFCNRNNIDVSQGRFFLESTNWNYELATALLHEVIPPEEDHGLQPSSDVSKVPEVTGSSSGISGGDQQPPRPLQRQQNTQGQGMKSGTASKKFATLRDLEGNDESAEEKSHLFTGGEKSGLSVEDGDPDPKKQLVRDILEKARQHTISPLDEQDSGPSSLASSWASVGQRLGTENEASGSTTPVTQSGPPRENPPTESQPEKPLRRTLYFWRNGFSVDDGPIYTYDDPANQEMLRYINSGRAPLHLLGVSMNQPIDVVVQHRMDEDYVAPFKPFSGKGQRLGSTYMQPRMSQMPGGLYTDTSTSSSVPINVKPNSTTPHASLQIDENKPTTRIQVRLSNGGRTVLTVNLSHTLHDIYEAVRAVSPGNFILSVPFPAKTLEDDPSVTVEAASLKNASLVQKSL from the coding sequence ATGGATAGGGAAGATATCTTAAAGGAATTTTGCAATCGCAATAATATTGACGTTAGTCAGGgccgtttttttttagagtCCACGAATTGGAATTATGAATTGGCTACTGCACTTTTACATGAAGTAATACCTCCTGAAGAAGACCATGGGTTGCAACCTTCCAGTGATGTATCGAAAGTTCCTGAAGTTACTGGAAGCTCAAGTGGAATCAGTGGTGGTGATCAACAACCACCTCGACCGTTGCAAAGACAACAAAATACTCAAGGCCAAGGAATGAAGTCAGGAACtgcatcaaaaaaattcgcCACGCTTAGGGATTTAGAGGGAAATGATGAAAGTGCAGAAGAGAAATCACATCTCTTTACTGGTGGTGAGAAGAGTGGGCTTTCTGTAGAAGACGGTGATCCTGATCCAAAGAAACAGTTGGTGCGCGATATTCTCGAAAAGGCACGTCAACACACAATATCTCCTTTAGATGAGCAAGATTCAGGTCCTTCTAGTCTTGCATCGTCTTGGGCTAGTGTCGGACAACGATTAGGCACAGAAAATGAGGCTTCTGGTTCGACCACTCCTGTAACGCAGTCAGGTCCTCCGCGTGAAAATCCTCCTACTGAGAGTCAACCAGAAAAGCCTTTACGTCGTACTTTGTACTTTTGGCGAAATGGTTTTAGTGTAGACGATGGTCCTATCTATACATATGACGATCCCGCTAATCAAGAAATGTTGCGTTATATAAATAGCGGTCGAGCACCTTTGCATCTTCTAGGAGTATCTATGAATCAACCAATTGATGTTGTAGTTCAGCATCGGATGGATGAGGATTATGTAGCGCCGTTCAAACCTTTTTCAGGCAAGGGACAACGTCTCGGTTCTACCTACATGCAACCACGAATGTCTCAAATGCCAGGTGGTCTTTACACTGATACTTCTACTTCTTCCTCTGTTCCTATAAATGTCAAACCCAATTCAACAACTCCGCATGCATCTTTACAGATTGACGAAAATAAACCCACCACGAGAATTCAAGTACGCTTATCAAATGGTGGAAGAACTGTCCTTACTGTCAATCTCTCGCATACACTTCATGATATCTATGAAGCTGTACGCGCCGTTTCACCAGGCAACTTCATCCTTTCCGTACCTTTCCCCGCAAAGACTCTCGAAGATGATCCGTCTGTCACTGTTGAAGCtgcttcattaaaaaatgcctCACTTGTTCAAAAATCTCTGTAG
- the met11 gene encoding methylenetetrahydrofolate reductase Met11: MKIVDLIDKIPNGNAFYSFEYFPPKTTVGLENLSSRITRMSRNMMPLFSSVTWGTAGSTAEVSIYLAKMLEQHHKIPACLHLTCTNVDKAIIDKALETAKEYGIRNILALRGDPPLNSDHWEGKVSEFEHAVDLVRYIREKYGDYFCIGVAAYPEGHVDSNVPELSKDPLRDIPFLIEKVEAGADFIITQIFYEPEAFIKFENFVRNHSSNALRNIPIIPAIMPIQSYGSLKRMTRLCGCSVPSSLMQRLNAAKPDDEAIKNIGVEHIVDMIKKIMDNVQGRVHGFHFCTLNLERSVALILKNSGLLTKRWKQVESEMEDEKLLRTTRKRLSLDEPAELHNQVVVPSQQPVADKSSNLFVTSKQSSVSGHKDNLTEEAPFSVSEGSGVLGRQANWDDFTNGRFGDPRSPAYGEIDGYGPTLHFPPSEALKLWGYPVDESDITSLFQKHIMSDISAIPWIDEPVEVETKTIAKYLLKLNGNSWWTVGSQPAVNGAPSADPVFGWGPKGGRVFQKAFVECFVNGKDLKDFITKWHDNPQVTYYAGNNKSEFLTNAPKDGASAVTWGVYPGREIIQSTIIAEVSFKAWLSESFQVWGEWANLYSKNTPSRKLLENCINDRWLVTVIHHDFMDKNGLWKVLEIDF, from the coding sequence ATGAAGATTGTTGATTTGATTGATAAAATTCCTAATGGAAACGCATTCTACTCATTTGAGTATTTTCCACCGAAAACCACAGTCGGTTTGGAAAATCTTTCTAGTCGTATAACGAGAATGTCGCGAAACATGATGCCATTATTTTCTAGTGTAACATGGGGTACAGCTGGTTCTACTGCGGAGGTCTCAATTTATTTAGCCAAAATGCTAGAGCAGCATCACAAAATCCCAGCTTGTTTACATTTGACGTGTACCAATGTAGATAAAGCCATAATCGATAAGGCTCTCGAAACTGCTAAGGAATATGGAATTCGTAACATCTTGGCCTTGCGAGGTGACCCGCCTTTAAATAGCGATCATTGGGAAGGAAAGGTTAGTGAGTTTGAGCACGCGGTGGATTTAGTACGATACATACGTGAAAAATATGGAGATTACTTTTGTATAGGTGTCGCTGCTTATCCTGAAGGTCATGTCGATTCCAACGTTCCGGAGCTGTCTAAAGATCCGTTACGAGACATTCCTTTCCtgattgaaaaagttgaagcTGGCGCTGATTTCATAATTACTCAAATCTTCTACGAGCCCGAagcttttattaaatttgaaaattttgttagGAATCATAGCTCTAATGCTTTACGAAATATTCCCATTATTCCCGCCATTATGCCTATTCAATCCTATGGAAGTCTTAAAAGAATGACTCGTCTTTGTGGTTGCAGTGTTCCCTCTTCCTTAATGCAGCGCCTTAATGCAGCTAAACCAGATGATGAAGctataaaaaacattggTGTCGAGCACATAGTTGATATGATTAAAAAGATAATGGACAATGTGCAAGGCCGGGTGCATGGATTTCATTTTTGCACACTGAATTTGGAACGATCCGTTGCTCTTATCCTTAAAAACAGCGGTTTGCTTACCAAACGTTGGAAACAGGTTGAGTCAGAGATGGAGGATGAGAAATTGCTTCGAACAACCCGCAAACGTCTTAGCCTTGATGAACCCGCGGAACTTCATAATCAAGTAGTTGTTCCCTCTCAGCAACCAGTTGCCGACAAATCGTCGAATCTTTTCGTAACTTCTAAACAAAGTAGTGTATCTGGCCACAAAGACAATTTAACCGAAGAAGCACCGTTCTCCGTTTCTGAAGGTAGTGGAGTTTTAGGTCGTCAAGCAAATTGGGACGATTTTACAAATGGTCGTTTTGGCGATCCACGCTCCCCTGCATATGGTGAAATTGACGGTTATGGTCCAACATTACACTTTCCTCCAAGTGAAGCATTAAAACTTTGGGGATATCCGGTGGATGAATCTGATATCACTTCTTTGTTCCAGAAACATATTATGAGTGACATATCAGCAATTCCATGGATTGATGAGCCTGTTGAAGTGGAAACGAAAACTATTGCGAAGtatcttttaaaactaAATGGTAATTCTTGGTGGACAGTTGGAAGTCAACCAGCTGTAAATGGTGCTCCATCTGCTGATCCCGTTTTTGGATGGGGTCCCAAAGGAGGAAGAGTCTTTCAAAAAGCGTTTGTTGAATGTTTTGTCAACGGTAAAGATTTGAAGGATTTTATTACGAAATGGCACGACAATCCTCAGGTTACCTATTACGCCGGAAATAACAAAAGCGAATTCCTAACAAACGCTCCCAAAGATGGTGCAAGCGCCGTGACATGGGGTGTTTACCCCGGTAGGGAAATCATTCAATCTACCATTATAGCAGaagtttcttttaaagCTTGGTTAAGTGAATCATTTCAAGTATGGGGTGAGTGGGCTAATTTGTACTCCAAGAATACTCCTTCACGAAaacttttagaaaattgCATTAATGACAGATGGTTAGTTACCGTCATTCACCATGATTTTATGGATAAAAATGGGTTATGGAAAGTCTTAGAAATCGACTTCTAA